GATCTGCCCCTTTCCTTTGTGCTTGTCGTCACCCTTATCCTCGGGGCGATCCTGGGTGTGCTGGCTAGCCAGGTGGTGGTCTTCCGCAAACGGCGCGAGATCCGGAAGCTCAAGCGCCAGGTCAACGACGCCCAGAAAGAGCTCAACGAACTGCGTCGCCTGCCGCTGAAGGAAGGGCGCTGAGCAAACCCCATGCTGGAGTTGCTATGGCTGCTGCTGCCCGTGGCGGCGATGTCCGGGTGGTTCGCTGGACGTCGGAGCGCCACCCGTGGCTCGAGCACCAACTCCCGGCAACTGCCCGAGGCCTATTTCCAGGGGCTCAATTACCTCCTTAACGAGGAGCGCGACAAGGCGCTGGAAGTCTTCACCCGCATGGTGGAGGTGGACAGTGACACCGTTGAGACCCACCTGGCCCTTGGCAGTCTGTTCCGACGGCGCGGCGAGGTGGATCGCGCCATCCGCATTCACCAGAACCTCATTGCCCGTCCCGCCCTCAGTCGTCAGCAGCGGACCTACGCGTTGCTGGAACTGGGTGAGGATTACATGCGGGCAGGCCTGCTGGACCGGGCGGAGACCCTGTTCGAGGAGGTCATCGAACTCAACCACCACGTGGAGCCGGCCCTGCGCCAGCTGCTGGCCATCTACCAGCAGGAGAAGGAGTGGGACCAGGCGATCGGTGCGGCACTCCGCCTTGAGAAAAGCGTGTCGCAGAACATGCACCCGCAGGTGGCGCACTTCTATTGCGAGATGGCCAGGGAGGCGCGGGCCGAGGGCGACCTCGGCCGCGCGCGTGCCCTGTACAAGCGGGCCTTGACGCATGACCCGCGCTGCGTGCGTGCCAGCATCGAGTCCGGGGCGCTGCACCTGGAAATGGGTAACCCGAGACAGGCGGTGCGCCTGTACGAACAGGTACCCCAGCAGGCGCCGGAGTTTATCGGCGAAGTCCTGGAGGGGCTCCACGCGGCCTTGGCGAGCCTGAACCAGTTGGAGCGGTACCCGGCCTTCCTGGACCGCCTGCTGGCCACCAGCCAGGCGCCCGCGCCGGTGGTCTTGGCAAAGGTCGACTGGCTCTGTGCCGAATCGGGGGCCGACGTGGCCGCGAAGTGGCTGGCCGGGCAGTTGCACTCGCAGCCCTCGGTGCGAGGGCTGCTCCGCCTGGTGGAACTTACCGAGGGCGCCGAGCGGCCCTCGGAGGACCAGCGGCTGGAACAGGCGGTCGAGCACGTGCTGTCAGCCCTCCTGGCGGTACGGGCCCAATACCTGTGCGGCCAGTGCGGGTTCACCGCCCGGACGCTGTTCTGGCAGTGCCCCGGCTGCAAGAGCTGGGGCAGCATTCGCCCCCTGCGCGGGGTAGAGGGAGAGTGATTGGTGTCTGACCCGAAGTTGATCATTGCCCTGGATTACCCGGAGGCGGGCCCGGCATTGGCATTGGCCGACCGGCTGAGCCCGGCGCGTTGCGCGCTGAAGGTGGGCAAGGAGCTGTTCGTCGCCGAAGGGCCCCGGCTGGTGGAGCAGCTTGTCGGGCGAGGGTACCGCGTTTTTCTCGATCTCAAATTTCATGACATCCCCAACACCGTGGCGGGTGCCTGTCGCTCGGCCGCGCGACTGGGTGTGTGGATGGTCAACGTCCATGCGCTGGGCGGCAGCGAGATGATGCAGGCAGCACGCGAGGCCTTGGGAGATTCCAATGACCGCCCGCTGCTCACGGCGGTGACGGTGCTGACCAGCCACAGCGATGCGACCCTTCACGAGATCGGACTGGCAGGCCCTGCGGACGGGGCGGTGCGGCGCCTGGCCGGCCTGGCCCAGGGCGCACGGGTGGACGGCGTGGTCTGCTCGGCACAGGAGGCGGGTCTGGTTCGGGAAACCTGCGGAGGGGCGTTCCTGCGGGTCACGCCGGGGATCCGGCCCCAATGGGCCGCCCGCGGGGACCAGACCCGGGTGCTGGGGCCGGCGCAGGCGCTGGCCCGTGGCGCGACCCACCTGGTAGTGGGGCGGCCGGTCACCCAGGCCGACGATCCCATGGCCGCGTTGCACCGCCTGGAGGCGGAACTGCGCGGCGACCCGCCGGCATCCTGATGCCCGCGCCCGTCGATCACCCCTACGCAGCCCTGGGGCCCGGCCAGGTGCTGGACGCCATCGAGGCCCTCGGTTTCCTGCCGGACGGGCGGTTTCTGGCACTGAACAGTTACGAGAACCGCGTCTACCAGGTGGGCCTGGAGGAGGCCGCGCCGTTGGTCGTGAAGTTCTACCGGCCGGAGCGCTGGAGTGACGAGGCCATCCTCGAGGAGCACGCCTGGTGTGAGGAACTGGTCGCGGCCGAAATCCCGGTGGTGCCCCCGATGCGGATCAACGGTCGCACGTTGCATTGGCACGAAGGCTTCCGTCTGGCCGTCTACGAGCGCCGCGGTGGCCGGGCACCCGCTCTGGATAACCCGGAGGTGCGCCTTCGGTTGGGGCAGTTCCTTGCCCGCATCCACACCGTCGGAGAGGCCGCCGACTTCCACCACCGCCCGGCGATCCGGGAGACCGGCGTGGCCCGCGACCATCGGGATTGGTTGCTCCAGGCGGGGTGGATACCGGTGCACATCCAGGAGGCCTACCGGGGCGTGACCGACCACCTGCTGATGCTGTTGGAGGCCCGGTTCGCCGATGCCGGTGCCTGGCGCGCGATCCGGCTGCACGGTGACTGCCACGCCGGCAACATTCTCTGGCGCGACGGCGAGGGCCCGCATTTCGTGGACATGGACGACTGTCTCACCGGCCCGGCGCTGCAGGACCTCTGGATGCTGCTCTCCGGTGAGCGTGCGGAGCGCACGGAACAGCTCTGCGACCTGCTGGAGGGGTATGAGCAATTCCGCGACTTTGATCGGCGGGAGCTGCACTTGATCGAGGCGCTGCGCACCCTTCGGATTATGGGCTATGCCGTCTGGCTGGCGCGGCGCTGGCACGATCCGGCGTTTCCGCAGGCCTTCCCCTGGTTTGGTAGCGATCGGTACTGGGAGGAGCACTTGTTGGCGCTGCGGGAGCAGGTGGCGGCCATGGAGGAGCCGCCGTTGATGGTCTGACCTCAGGCCACCAGTTCCAGGACCGAGACCACCATGCCCAGCGTGACCAGGGCAATCACCGCCAGCCGCCAATGCCGCGCGCCGCTGGGCAGGCCCTTGCGGAGGCGGCGCCGCCCCCACAGCCAGCCGAGCCCCGCCAGTAGCACGGCGGCCGCCAGAAACGGCAGCGCTGCTCGGCCCGCCTCGCCCAGTGCGGCCTCTAGCGACGTGCCCGCGCCCAACCCCAGCCCCAGCCAAACCACTGCCCACAGGGGGGCGGAGAGCAGATTGCTGATGAAGAACAGGCGCCGGTCCATGTCCAGCATGCCCGCCACGGCGGGCAGGGTAGAGCGCATTGGCTTGGCGAAGCGGCAGACGATGAGGCTGAGCGCGCCATGGCGGGCGAGGAAGGCCTGGTTGCGCTCCAGCAGCCCCGGGTGGTGGCTGAAGGGCCAGAGCCGGGGCGTTCGGTCACGCAACCGGTAACCGAGCGCATAGTTCGCTGCCCCGCCCACCAGGGCGCCGGAGGCCGCCCCGGCGAAGGCGGGGAGCAGCAATAGGGGGTCGGATGCCGCCAACGCACCGACCACGAAGACGATGCTCGCCGCGGGGATCAGGTAGCCGATCACCAGCAACGACTCCAGCATCACGATGACGAACAGCCCGGCGGCCAGCCATAACGGGCTGTCCGCCAGGGCTTTGACCAGTGGCCCGAGGTCCATCGGTCAGCTACCCAGGTGGGCCAGCAGGCGGATGCGCCCCACGTAGGGGATATGTTCCGCGCGCTCCTGTAACTGTTGTTGCAGGGCGGGCAGCCGACCGGCCTGTGGGGCATCATCGAGGCCCGTGATGATCAGGTCTACGTCCAGGTGGCCATCGCGGTAGTGGAGGATCGCGCGGTTGTGGGGGTAGTCATCCAGCAGCTGCCCCCAAGCGCTGCGGAGCTCGGCCTCGGCCCGCCGGCGCAGCGGCAGCTTGGCGCTGCGCCGGGCCTCGGGGAGGCCTTCGTGGTCCACGTGTACCAGCACCTCGGCCACGTGATCCACCTCCCGGCACAGTCGGTAGAGGACGGCATCGCTGATGCGGTGGCCTTCCGAGACGCTGATGTCCTGGGCGACCCGGATATGCACGTCCACCAGGGTGTCGGAACCCATGCGGCGGGTACGTAGATCGTCGTGCCCCTCGACCCCGTCTACGCTGTCGATGATTCGGCCTATGTAGGCCAGCTCATCCGGGTCCAGCCCGGTATCCACCAACTCGCGGGCGGAGTGCCAGGCCAGCCGCCAGCCGACTGCCCCGATCATCAGCGCGACCACCAGCGCGGCCAGGGCGTCGAGCCACGGGACGCCAGCCATGGCCCCGGCGACACCGATAATCACGACGACCGAGGACAGGGCATCGGAACGGTGGTGCCAGGCGTTGGCGTGGATCAGGTCGGAGCGGACCACGCGGGCGACGCGTTTGGTGTAATGGTAGAGCCCCTCCTTGGCGAGTACCGAGAAGACGGCGGCCGCCAGTGCGATCCAGCCCGGGGTGAGCAGGTCCTCGGGGTTCATCATGCGGATGGCGGCATCGTAGGTGAAGCCGCCCGCCACCAGCAGCAACAGGGCGCCGACGCCGACGGTGGCGGCGGTCTCGATGCGGGCGTGGCCGTAGGGGTGATCCAGGTCGGCGCCGTAGCTGCCCACGCGGGCAGCCCAGAGTACCAGTGCGTCGCTGACCAGGTCGGAGAGGGAGTGGACGCCGTCCACGATCAGGGCCTGTGAGTGCCCGATAACACCGGCGATGATCTTGCCGATCGCCAGCAGCACATTGACCAGGGAGCCGACCAGCGTCACCCGGCGCTTGGCCTGGTAGTCGTCCCCGTTCAACAGCGATTCAGCGCTCATTGCCGTTGCGGCGCTCCCGGATGGCTATCGTCACGGCAGTGGGGGCATACCGCGAAGAACTCCATGCTGTGACTGATGTCGCTGTAGCCGCGGGCGCGCAGTTCTTCCTCCAGCCAATGGGGCGGGCAGACATCCATCGGCTCCTTGCCGTGGCAGACGCGGCAGACCACGTAGTGCCGGTGGTGGCCGGTCTGGTCATTCAGTTCGAAACGCGCGTTGCTGTCACCGAACTCGTGGCGCTGCACCAGGCCCACCCGTTCAAAGTCGGCCAGGCAGCGGTAGACCGTCACCAGGTCGCAGGCCTCCGCGCCCATCCGGCTGTGGATCTCCCGGCTGCTCAGGGGCTGCTCGGCCACGGCGAGGACTTGCAACACATGGCGTCGCGGGCGGGTATTACGCAACCCGCTGTGCCGCAGCCGCTCCTGTCGGCGCTGGCTGTCCGCGCTGTTCTGGCTGCCCTTGTCGCTGGTCATGCCGGTTCCCCGTCGCCTTGGGCGATCAGCCTTGCCCGCCTCCGGCCTCGGTCCGGGCGAAGGCCGCCTTCTCCGCGGGCGTGGCCTCGCGCTGATAGCGGGCCTTCCATTGGTCGTAGGGCATGCCGTAGACGATCTCGCGCGCCTGGTCGTAGTCCATGTCGAGCCCGCGCTCCTCGGCGGCAGCCAAGTACCACTTGGACAGGCAGTTGCGGCAGAACCCGGCCAGGTTCATGAGCTCGATGTTCTGCACATCGGTGCGCTCGCGCAGGTGCTCGACCAGGGCGCGGAAGGCAGCGGCCTCCAACTCGGTACGGGTTTTCTCGTCCATAGTCTTGTGTGCTGGCAACCTGAGTGTTGTTTGGGAAATACCATGCGTATCCGTACATCTTACCACTGAGCAGCGGACCGTGTGCCGGGCGGGAGGGGCTGGGCGGGTTCGGGGGCTAGGGGGGCGGTACGGCGGGTCCCGGTCGGGGGTGACCGGGACCCCGATGGTGGTCAGCGGGCGGCGCGCTTGCGCTCGTGCTCCTTCAGGAGTTTCTTGCGCAGGCGGATGTTCTCCGGGGTGACCTCCACCAGCTCGTCATCGTTGATGAACTCCAGCGCCTGCTCCAGGGTCAGGTCGATGGGCGGGGTGAGGATGAGGTTCTCATCGGAGCCGGCCGCCCGGACGTTGGTGAGCTGCTTGGCCTTCAGCGGGTTCACCACCAGGTCGTTGTCGCGGGCGTGGATGCCCACGATCATGCCCTCGTAGACCTCGACCCCGTGGCCAAGGAAGAGCTTGCCCCGGTCCTGCAGGTTGAACAGGGCGTAAGCCAGCGCCTTGCCCTGGGCCATGCTGACCATGACGCCGTTGTGGCGGCTGCCGAAGTCGCCCTGTTTTACCGGGCCGTAGTGGTCGAAGACGTGATACATCAACCCCGTGCCGGAGGTGGCGGTCATGAACTCGGTGCGGAAGCCGATCAGCCCACGGGCCGGGATGATGAAGTCCAGCCGGACGCGGCCCTTGCCGTCGGGCACCATGTCCTGCAGCTCGCCGCCGCGCTCGCCCAGCTTCTCCATGACGCCGCCCTGGTGCTGCTCCTCCACGTCCACGGTGAGCTGCTCCCAGGGCTCCTGCTTGACGCCGTCGATCTCGCGCACGATGACCTCGGGCCGGCTGACACCCAGCTCGTAGCCCTCGCGACGC
The genomic region above belongs to Alkalispirillum mobile and contains:
- a CDS encoding Fur family transcriptional regulator — protein: MTSDKGSQNSADSQRRQERLRHSGLRNTRPRRHVLQVLAVAEQPLSSREIHSRMGAEACDLVTVYRCLADFERVGLVQRHEFGDSNARFELNDQTGHHRHYVVCRVCHGKEPMDVCPPHWLEEELRARGYSDISHSMEFFAVCPHCRDDSHPGAPQRQ
- a CDS encoding DUF1244 domain-containing protein, coding for MDEKTRTELEAAAFRALVEHLRERTDVQNIELMNLAGFCRNCLSKWYLAAAEERGLDMDYDQAREIVYGMPYDQWKARYQREATPAEKAAFARTEAGGGQG
- a CDS encoding cation diffusion facilitator family transporter, with translation MSAESLLNGDDYQAKRRVTLVGSLVNVLLAIGKIIAGVIGHSQALIVDGVHSLSDLVSDALVLWAARVGSYGADLDHPYGHARIETAATVGVGALLLLVAGGFTYDAAIRMMNPEDLLTPGWIALAAAVFSVLAKEGLYHYTKRVARVVRSDLIHANAWHHRSDALSSVVVIIGVAGAMAGVPWLDALAALVVALMIGAVGWRLAWHSARELVDTGLDPDELAYIGRIIDSVDGVEGHDDLRTRRMGSDTLVDVHIRVAQDISVSEGHRISDAVLYRLCREVDHVAEVLVHVDHEGLPEARRSAKLPLRRRAEAELRSAWGQLLDDYPHNRAILHYRDGHLDVDLIITGLDDAPQAGRLPALQQQLQERAEHIPYVGRIRLLAHLGS
- the lapB gene encoding lipopolysaccharide assembly protein LapB produces the protein MLELLWLLLPVAAMSGWFAGRRSATRGSSTNSRQLPEAYFQGLNYLLNEERDKALEVFTRMVEVDSDTVETHLALGSLFRRRGEVDRAIRIHQNLIARPALSRQQRTYALLELGEDYMRAGLLDRAETLFEEVIELNHHVEPALRQLLAIYQQEKEWDQAIGAALRLEKSVSQNMHPQVAHFYCEMAREARAEGDLGRARALYKRALTHDPRCVRASIESGALHLEMGNPRQAVRLYEQVPQQAPEFIGEVLEGLHAALASLNQLERYPAFLDRLLATSQAPAPVVLAKVDWLCAESGADVAAKWLAGQLHSQPSVRGLLRLVELTEGAERPSEDQRLEQAVEHVLSALLAVRAQYLCGQCGFTARTLFWQCPGCKSWGSIRPLRGVEGE
- a CDS encoding serine/threonine protein kinase; protein product: MPAPVDHPYAALGPGQVLDAIEALGFLPDGRFLALNSYENRVYQVGLEEAAPLVVKFYRPERWSDEAILEEHAWCEELVAAEIPVVPPMRINGRTLHWHEGFRLAVYERRGGRAPALDNPEVRLRLGQFLARIHTVGEAADFHHRPAIRETGVARDHRDWLLQAGWIPVHIQEAYRGVTDHLLMLLEARFADAGAWRAIRLHGDCHAGNILWRDGEGPHFVDMDDCLTGPALQDLWMLLSGERAERTEQLCDLLEGYEQFRDFDRRELHLIEALRTLRIMGYAVWLARRWHDPAFPQAFPWFGSDRYWEEHLLALREQVAAMEEPPLMV
- a CDS encoding DedA family protein, giving the protein MDLGPLVKALADSPLWLAAGLFVIVMLESLLVIGYLIPAASIVFVVGALAASDPLLLLPAFAGAASGALVGGAANYALGYRLRDRTPRLWPFSHHPGLLERNQAFLARHGALSLIVCRFAKPMRSTLPAVAGMLDMDRRLFFISNLLSAPLWAVVWLGLGLGAGTSLEAALGEAGRAALPFLAAAVLLAGLGWLWGRRRLRKGLPSGARHWRLAVIALVTLGMVVSVLELVA
- a CDS encoding LapA family protein, which codes for MRKPIIIVFVLIVAALGLSFATLNADDVVVDFFFGEADLPLSFVLVVTLILGAILGVLASQVVVFRKRREIRKLKRQVNDAQKELNELRRLPLKEGR
- the pyrF gene encoding orotidine-5'-phosphate decarboxylase; its protein translation is MSDPKLIIALDYPEAGPALALADRLSPARCALKVGKELFVAEGPRLVEQLVGRGYRVFLDLKFHDIPNTVAGACRSAARLGVWMVNVHALGGSEMMQAAREALGDSNDRPLLTAVTVLTSHSDATLHEIGLAGPADGAVRRLAGLAQGARVDGVVCSAQEAGLVRETCGGAFLRVTPGIRPQWAARGDQTRVLGPAQALARGATHLVVGRPVTQADDPMAALHRLEAELRGDPPAS